A window from gamma proteobacterium SS-5 encodes these proteins:
- a CDS encoding 6-carboxytetrahydropterin synthase, giving the protein MPQLFVNRLTNLDFAYLDPQLGLLGETWLVDLELEGQLNAEGMVLDFGLVKKQVKWLLDQAFDHCLLVPLEYPGCQLDQVNGTAQLVFHCQDGQRIRHSSPQAALCPLPLPRIEPEGVAACIRQRLLPGLAENCTELRLRLYPEAIDGPFYQYSHGLRQHAGNCRRIAHGHRSAIQVQRNGVAAPELAAAWARRWRHAYLAERAVLLGEYAYQGRTYARFGYDTGEGRYELELPAEACVLLQGDTTVERIAQHIATELASDQPGETIQVRAFEGVGKGALAQVRSPR; this is encoded by the coding sequence ATGCCACAGCTCTTCGTCAATCGACTCACCAACCTGGATTTCGCCTACCTGGATCCGCAGCTGGGCCTGCTGGGGGAGACCTGGCTTGTGGATCTGGAACTGGAGGGACAGCTCAATGCCGAGGGCATGGTGCTGGATTTTGGTCTGGTGAAAAAGCAGGTCAAGTGGTTGCTGGATCAGGCCTTTGATCACTGTCTGCTGGTCCCGCTGGAATACCCCGGCTGCCAGCTGGATCAAGTAAATGGGACCGCCCAGCTGGTGTTTCATTGCCAGGACGGCCAACGCATCCGACATAGCTCGCCGCAGGCGGCCCTGTGCCCGCTGCCACTGCCACGCATCGAACCCGAGGGGGTGGCCGCCTGCATCCGCCAGCGGCTGCTGCCGGGCCTGGCGGAGAATTGTACCGAGCTGCGCCTGCGCCTCTACCCGGAGGCGATCGATGGTCCCTTCTATCAGTACAGCCATGGTCTGCGCCAACACGCCGGCAACTGCCGACGCATTGCCCACGGCCATCGCTCGGCCATTCAGGTCCAGCGCAACGGGGTGGCGGCCCCGGAGCTGGCAGCGGCCTGGGCGCGGCGCTGGCGGCATGCCTATCTGGCCGAGCGGGCGGTGTTGCTGGGGGAGTACGCCTACCAGGGGCGGACCTATGCCCGGTTTGGCTATGATACCGGCGAGGGGCGCTATGAGCTGGAGTTGCCCGCCGAGGCCTGCGTCCTGCTGCAGGGCGATACCACGGTGGAGCGGATCGCCCAGCACATCGCCACCGAACTGGCCTCAGACCAGCCCGGCGAGACCATTCAGGTACGCGCCTTCGAGGGAGTGGGAAAGGGTGCCCTGGCCCAGGTCAGAAGCCCTCGGTAG